In one Roseburia intestinalis L1-82 genomic region, the following are encoded:
- a CDS encoding IS4 family transposase, with protein sequence MNYSTEVKQKLLSIITKMDSYYWLFTKHPKTDFSRKKKWSFEEVMKFMLTMEGKALRDELLEYFEFDNTTPSNSSFNQRRAQILPEAFEFLFQEFTKSFTDNVTYNGLRLIACDGSDLCIAHNPQDETTYFQTLPDRKGYNLLHLNAFYDLCSRQYTDAIIQPSRLANERRAMCEMIDRYNDTSAIFIADRGYENYNIFAHVEHKGMYYLIRVKDITSNGITSKLTMLPESGEFDEWVNVTLTKKQTNEVKANPKKYRVIDKKTPFDYLDLHFNNFYEMKMRVIRFPIPQGSYECIITNLPQDKFNSDEIKRLYAKRWGIETSFRELKYALGLTRFHSKKPEYIMQEIWSRMTLYNFCEIIATNVVINEKKGCKHTYQLNYTRAIRICCYFLSIKKEKAPPDVEYLIGHELLPIRPGRIDPRKVKPQSAISFLYRAA encoded by the coding sequence ATGAATTATTCTACAGAGGTAAAACAAAAATTACTATCAATTATTACAAAAATGGATTCTTACTATTGGCTATTTACAAAGCATCCAAAAACGGACTTTTCCCGTAAAAAGAAATGGTCATTTGAAGAGGTTATGAAGTTCATGCTTACAATGGAAGGCAAAGCATTAAGAGATGAACTGTTGGAATATTTTGAATTTGATAATACTACACCATCAAATTCTTCATTCAATCAGCGTAGAGCACAGATATTGCCTGAAGCATTTGAATTTTTATTCCAAGAATTTACAAAGTCTTTTACGGATAATGTTACATATAATGGTCTTAGACTGATTGCATGTGATGGCTCGGATTTGTGCATTGCACACAATCCCCAAGATGAAACAACCTATTTTCAAACTCTTCCTGACAGAAAAGGGTACAACCTATTGCATTTAAATGCTTTTTATGATTTATGCAGCCGCCAATACACAGATGCAATTATCCAGCCTTCACGCTTGGCGAATGAAAGACGTGCAATGTGTGAAATGATTGACCGATACAATGATACATCAGCTATTTTTATCGCAGACAGGGGTTATGAGAATTATAATATATTTGCCCATGTGGAACACAAAGGAATGTATTATTTAATTCGTGTCAAAGATATAACAAGTAATGGTATAACTTCAAAACTTACAATGCTTCCAGAGAGTGGGGAATTTGATGAATGGGTTAATGTTACGCTTACTAAAAAGCAGACAAATGAAGTAAAAGCAAATCCCAAAAAATACAGAGTTATTGATAAGAAAACGCCTTTTGATTATCTTGATCTGCATTTTAATAATTTTTACGAAATGAAAATGAGAGTGATACGTTTTCCAATACCTCAAGGTTCTTATGAATGCATTATTACAAATCTGCCACAAGATAAATTTAATTCTGATGAAATCAAACGGTTATATGCAAAACGTTGGGGAATAGAAACCTCTTTTCGAGAATTGAAATATGCCTTAGGACTAACACGTTTTCATTCAAAGAAACCAGAATATATTATGCAGGAAATATGGTCAAGAATGACTCTGTATAATTTCTGTGAAATTATAGCAACTAATGTTGTTATAAATGAGAAAAAAGGCTGTAAACATACATATCAGCTCAACTATACCCGAGCAATTCGGATTTGCTGTTACTTTCTATCGATTAAAAAAGAAAAAGCTCCACCCGATGTAGAATATCTAATCGGACATGAGCTTCTTCCTATACGTCCTGGGAGAATAGACCCTCGCAAAGTCAAGCCCCAGTCGGCGATAAGCTTTCTATATAGAGCAGCTTAA
- a CDS encoding ParB/RepB/Spo0J family partition protein has translation MAEKVDQMNPDEKIVEIAIERLRVFENHPFRVEMDSQMKDLQDSIKKYGIITPVIVRPRKEGYYEIISGHRRIFAAEKLGYRKVPTIIRYMTDDQAVIAMVDSNLQRERIQPSEKAFAYKMKYDVLKRKSGRRKAGQVDHNSGKKGLEIISEETGDSPKQVQRYIKMADLIPELLEKVDDGSMGFTPAVQIAYLKKREQKDILDAMELTLCTPSLSQAMRMKKLSADGKLTTQRVEDILSEIKQKETDRVVFKNDQLHKYFPKNYSTEQMKREIIELLKLYVLNY, from the coding sequence ATGGCAGAAAAAGTGGATCAGATGAATCCAGATGAAAAAATCGTTGAAATAGCGATTGAACGGCTAAGAGTATTTGAAAATCATCCGTTTCGAGTGGAAATGGATAGCCAGATGAAAGATCTTCAGGACAGTATCAAGAAATACGGAATAATAACTCCGGTAATAGTAAGACCACGAAAGGAAGGATACTACGAAATCATATCAGGTCATAGAAGAATATTTGCTGCGGAAAAACTGGGATATAGAAAAGTACCTACGATAATCCGCTATATGACAGATGATCAGGCAGTTATCGCAATGGTAGATTCAAACTTGCAAAGAGAGAGAATCCAACCGAGTGAAAAAGCATTTGCCTATAAGATGAAATATGATGTGCTCAAAAGAAAATCAGGAAGAAGGAAAGCTGGCCAAGTTGACCACAATTCAGGAAAAAAGGGATTGGAGATTATCAGTGAGGAAACTGGAGACAGTCCTAAGCAGGTACAGAGATACATCAAGATGGCTGATCTGATTCCTGAACTGTTGGAAAAGGTAGATGATGGTTCAATGGGATTTACTCCAGCTGTGCAGATTGCATATCTAAAGAAAAGAGAGCAAAAGGATATACTTGATGCTATGGAATTAACATTATGCACGCCATCGTTATCACAGGCAATGCGTATGAAAAAGCTGAGTGCTGATGGAAAATTAACAACCCAGAGAGTTGAAGACATTTTAAGCGAGATAAAGCAGAAAGAAACGGACCGGGTAGTGTTTAAGAATGATCAGCTTCATAAGTACTTTCCAAAGAATTATTCTACGGAACAGATGAAGAGAGAAATAATTGAACTTTTGAAATTGTATGTACTGAATTATTAA
- a CDS encoding AAA family ATPase, which produces MCKVIAVSNQKGGVGKTVSCVNLGIGLAQEGKKVLLIDGDPQGSLTISLGYEEPDEMEYSLATLMMNIVNDEKMNIEKTILHHKEGVDLIPANIELSAIEVSLVNAMSRELILRSMVEKLRDFYDFIIIDCMPSLGMMTINALACADSVLIPVQAAYLPVKGLQQLIKTIGRVALKEQDYDKYARKMKKYLKWELIILDDFLLHTITDEREIKILFELLEKRNEQRKSTIVCSQRDPDNWKAMILNDEVSANSIMKRATKHYTIKINTR; this is translated from the coding sequence ATGTGTAAGGTTATTGCAGTATCAAATCAAAAAGGTGGAGTCGGAAAGACCGTATCATGTGTGAACCTGGGGATAGGTCTGGCTCAGGAAGGAAAGAAAGTTCTGCTGATAGACGGAGATCCACAGGGAAGTCTGACAATCAGCCTTGGATATGAGGAGCCGGATGAAATGGAGTATTCCCTGGCAACTCTGATGATGAATATTGTGAATGATGAAAAAATGAATATTGAAAAAACGATCCTTCATCATAAGGAAGGTGTGGACCTGATACCGGCAAATATTGAATTGTCAGCTATTGAGGTATCTCTGGTGAATGCAATGAGCAGGGAACTGATACTTAGATCTATGGTAGAAAAACTGAGAGATTTCTATGATTTCATAATTATTGACTGTATGCCGTCTCTTGGAATGATGACAATTAACGCATTGGCATGTGCAGATTCCGTATTGATACCGGTGCAGGCTGCATATCTTCCGGTCAAAGGATTACAGCAGCTGATCAAAACAATAGGAAGAGTAGCTCTTAAAGAGCAGGATTACGATAAATATGCCCGTAAGATGAAGAAGTATCTCAAATGGGAACTGATCATCCTGGATGATTTCCTGCTCCACACAATCACTGACGAAAGAGAGATTAAAATCCTCTTTGAGCTTCTGGAGAAGCGGAACGAGCAGAGAAAAAGCACCATCGTATGCTCACAGCGTGATCCGGATAACTGGAAAGCGATGATCCTCAACGATGAGGTATCTGCCAATTCCATTATGAAGAGAGCTACAAAACACTACACGATTAAGATTAACACACGATAA
- a CDS encoding YARHG domain-containing protein has translation MKRKVLSICVCTIICILSNACSFGYKESDGIKTTESISETEELETSKTTEEAADITQPKYPIQINETDINLKKICQVVRMSVDHDGYTHKVDISSFPMAYFLSYSDIDNFETEPQNIFYEDVKEDITFHDIILGDGGSYRAGTMTPEYADQLIAWYGADTGNYDEYDANDDDDMATYVAAWEDENYDIEHIEVDEIEQVTDTSVRIIGKIEYEPDGMSETDTEMNSFIIEATINPESIFGGYTFNTMYIFDTEEVANDYFKLEEDSWKKLYIDFLFDNILEDNGNTYLGSSGLVQNNKNYFLWDVTGNGVPELFMQDKWSSLNKISVYRIIDQEIVEIPHTIRDYLSSFGVVDSYEPYYSETLEKLCFCGYHDGTGGFCDWYDVWSFEENKMEVIDSIMDGTTFSAEDYIHSYFRLRNEITKEEYDEIYDSWRTDNWTSIPVYDSIDYVFDALDVQNNFYDSNEYKCPDSNVRYLTDADLESFSKEDCKIARNEIYARHGRKFNDEFLQEYFNSCSWYNGTIEPDNFSDDVLNDYEKANLELIISYENRP, from the coding sequence ATGAAAAGAAAGGTACTATCTATATGTGTATGCACCATAATCTGTATTTTGTCTAATGCCTGCTCATTCGGCTACAAGGAAAGCGATGGCATCAAAACAACTGAAAGCATTTCGGAGACCGAAGAGTTAGAAACCTCGAAAACTACAGAAGAGGCCGCAGACATAACCCAACCGAAATATCCAATACAAATCAATGAGACGGATATAAACCTCAAGAAAATATGCCAGGTCGTGAGAATGTCCGTCGACCATGACGGGTACACGCACAAGGTGGATATTTCCAGTTTCCCAATGGCATATTTCCTATCCTACTCTGACATTGACAACTTCGAAACCGAACCGCAGAACATCTTTTATGAAGATGTCAAGGAGGACATAACTTTTCACGACATCATTTTAGGTGACGGTGGATCGTACAGGGCTGGGACAATGACGCCCGAATACGCCGACCAGCTCATAGCATGGTATGGAGCAGATACCGGTAACTATGATGAATATGATGCAAATGATGACGATGATATGGCGACATACGTTGCTGCTTGGGAAGACGAAAATTATGATATCGAACATATTGAAGTTGATGAAATTGAACAGGTCACCGACACGTCCGTGCGTATTATTGGTAAGATTGAATACGAGCCCGACGGGATGTCAGAAACGGATACCGAAATGAATAGTTTCATAATAGAGGCGACGATCAATCCGGAAAGCATCTTTGGCGGATATACATTTAATACGATGTACATCTTTGATACTGAAGAAGTTGCCAATGATTATTTTAAGTTGGAAGAAGACTCCTGGAAAAAATTGTATATCGATTTTTTATTCGACAACATATTGGAAGATAATGGCAACACATATCTAGGCAGTTCTGGTTTGGTACAAAATAATAAGAATTATTTTTTATGGGATGTCACAGGTAATGGCGTGCCGGAGTTATTTATGCAAGATAAATGGAGCAGTTTAAACAAAATCTCAGTATATCGTATAATTGATCAAGAAATCGTAGAAATTCCGCATACAATACGGGATTATCTTTCTTCATTTGGTGTTGTAGATAGTTATGAGCCTTATTATAGCGAGACACTCGAAAAACTCTGTTTCTGTGGATACCACGATGGTACGGGAGGGTTTTGCGATTGGTATGATGTCTGGTCGTTTGAAGAAAACAAAATGGAAGTAATTGACAGTATTATGGATGGAACGACTTTTTCTGCGGAAGATTACATCCACAGTTATTTCCGTTTAAGAAATGAAATCACGAAAGAGGAATATGATGAGATTTATGACTCTTGGAGAACGGATAATTGGACATCAATACCAGTCTATGACTCCATAGATTATGTGTTTGATGCTTTAGATGTACAAAATAATTTTTATGATTCCAATGAGTATAAATGTCCAGACAGCAATGTCAGATATTTAACCGATGCTGATTTAGAATCCTTCTCTAAAGAGGATTGCAAAATTGCTAGAAATGAAATCTATGCTCGCCATGGGCGCAAATTCAACGATGAATTTTTACAAGAATATTTCAATTCTTGCAGTTGGTATAATGGCACTATTGAACCAGATAATTTCAGTGATGATGTTTTGAATGATTATGAGAAAGCTAACCTAGAGTTAATCATAAGCTATGAGAATAGACCTTAA
- a CDS encoding heparan-alpha-glucosaminide N-acetyltransferase domain-containing protein yields the protein MLETTQIKQRLPFIDLIRGITIIEMISYHFLWDLVYLYNADIPWYKSHGAYIWQQSICWTFILLAGFSWHLGKKHMKRGLWAFGGGVVISLVTAIVLPNDRVRYGVLTLIGSCILIWILLDKVLKKIPAGVGVSVSFVLFLILRSWTKQDPIQLSLSDNLLNVTWLKSVLAYIGFPQAGFSSTDYFPLLPWIFLFATGYFLYSFLQEKGLINRLFGK from the coding sequence TTGCTGGAAACAACGCAAATAAAGCAGCGTTTACCGTTTATTGATTTGATAAGAGGTATAACCATTATTGAAATGATTTCGTATCATTTCTTATGGGATTTAGTTTATCTGTATAATGCAGATATTCCATGGTATAAGTCCCACGGTGCCTATATTTGGCAGCAATCCATTTGCTGGACTTTTATTTTGCTGGCTGGGTTCAGCTGGCATTTAGGAAAAAAACACATGAAAAGGGGATTGTGGGCGTTTGGTGGTGGTGTGGTCATTTCGCTCGTTACCGCCATAGTTCTTCCCAATGATCGGGTGCGCTACGGTGTTCTAACGCTTATTGGCAGCTGTATTTTGATATGGATTTTACTGGATAAGGTTCTGAAAAAAATCCCGGCTGGGGTTGGGGTAAGCGTTAGTTTTGTGCTATTCCTCATTCTCAGAAGTTGGACGAAGCAAGACCCTATCCAACTATCTCTATCTGATAATTTGCTGAATGTTACATGGTTGAAATCGGTATTAGCTTATATTGGATTTCCGCAAGCTGGCTTTTCATCTACCGACTATTTTCCGTTGCTCCCATGGATTTTCTTATTTGCAACAGGATATTTCCTGTACAGTTTCTTACAGGAAAAGGGGCTGATTAACCGGCTATTTGGAAAATGA
- a CDS encoding ParB N-terminal domain-containing protein → MEEKKELLDQDERVVEIELERLRGFVNHPFKVQADSQMIELQESIKKYGILNPLISLMKTEGRMQNLWRMPFIIRKILIHK, encoded by the coding sequence ATGGAAGAAAAGAAGGAATTGCTGGATCAGGATGAAAGAGTTGTAGAGATTGAGCTGGAAAGACTTCGGGGATTTGTAAACCATCCATTCAAGGTTCAGGCGGACAGTCAGATGATTGAATTGCAGGAGAGTATTAAGAAGTATGGAATATTAAATCCTCTGATATCCTTGATGAAGACCGAAGGAAGAATGCAGAACTTATGGAGAATGCCTTTTATAATAAGGAAAATCTTAATCCACAAATGA
- a CDS encoding DUF6061 family protein, whose protein sequence is MRTIYAEYNINHDSIDVYTSAGYMLRIDCWEAEKDLKTTYGSECALTSLAVDEPLEYARLYLEGNLQMWVDAEDSLELY, encoded by the coding sequence ATGAGAACAATTTATGCAGAATACAACATAAATCACGATAGTATTGATGTTTACACAAGTGCTGGATATATGCTTCGCATTGACTGCTGGGAAGCTGAAAAAGATTTAAAAACCACATATGGATCAGAATGTGCACTTACTTCATTAGCTGTGGATGAGCCTTTGGAATATGCAAGATTATATCTTGAGGGCAATTTACAGATGTGGGTGGATGCAGAAGATTCATTAGAACTTTATTAA